The Candidatus Poribacteria bacterium sequence TAGGTGTTCAACAATACGTCCTTCAGATAGAGACACTACCACGATGCCGCTGAACAGCGCATCTTCGGAGATTGGCAGTGCTGCGAAGGTCGAACTCGTCTTTCGCAGCTTTGACAATCCCACGAACAGATAGTCCCTACAACGTGCCATGCCACGCACGAAGCCGGGCAACTGAGCAACCACTTCGTATCTGCCCGTTTCGGGTTCGGCACACACTAACTCCCCAGTCGCGGAGAGGAGCAGATAAAGTTTCCCATCATACACCCGTGGTGAGTGCGGCATCGGTAACCCTTCCAACACAATCTCGCCGCTGGGAACATTCATCAGAATCCCGCCCGCCACTTTGTTCTCACGCCAACCCTCAAAGGTGTTCACCCTCCCAAACGCTGTTACATACTCAGGTTGACCATCTACTATGGCCATACTGTTCAGATGGCAGCGGTCTTCCGGCGTTACGTCACTGACAAATGAGGGACGCCATTGGGTCTCGAAATCGGAGTTTTCGTCTGTCAAAGCCATGGAGGAAAGGAGGGTGTTGACAGCCCACAGTCCATCCTTCCCCCAAGCGAGGTCATGGGTGTCGACCTCTCCGCTAAAGTAAGTTTTCTCCTGCACATAGGTATCTTCTGCTGCGGGAGTATTGGTAAGCACCACTACCTCCTCCCGTGTAGCCACTGCGATCCGCTGATCGGAAACCGCCAATCCCATCGGTCGAGGGAAGTCCAAAGCAGGCTGCTCAATCGTTTCCGGGCTTGTGGCGCGGATAAAGATAACCTTACCCGCTTGGTAGGTGCTGAACACTAGCGTGCACCCCAATTCCCAGAGCAATTTGGGTAGAGTTGGCGAATGAGTGTAATGGAATGGAGATAACAGAGCATTCATGAGATTTCACCTTTGTGGTTCTACGCCACTAAGATTTTTTCGATAGATCTTCTCATTTATAGTGGATCTTAGAATTAATGAGACACTTCAAATCGGTGCGGTTAGCAAACCGTCCTACCGTTCTCCTGTTTGGTAGGCACTGTTTCCAACTGCGCACCAACCAAGACCCCCGCCGGGGGTCGAAAGTGTCTATTTATTTTTAGAATTCACTATAATCAATTGACGGACTTTCAATGAGGATAGGAGTTTGGTCAGGTGTCAAAATGCAGTTTTTAGCGTCATGAAATTTTACACTTTGGAGAGTAATCTTGGATAATTGGTAGACCTTCAGCGATTCGCCCTCTTTCATATCTAGGAATGCTTCCACATTGAGCGCTTCGCTTACTGTGGATTCCGATCCGCTGTCTAGTAACAGGGTATAGGTCGAAGTGTCGGTCGAAAGCTGTAAAGCCTTCAAACCGTTCACCTGCTGAAGACGAAATGAGTGCTTTGAAACCTTCAACGACCGGCTAAACATAATCGTGTTGAGAGATTGTAGAGTATAGCTTGCAAGACGTGGATTACAAAGGGTGTCCAACAGACCATGCGTTACATCCATCGTGCGATCGAGATCGATGAGGGGTTCAAAATAGATGCGGCTTCCCGGTATCGTCGCCATCGAAAACAGCCCCTCCGCTGCTAAGTTTGCGTTGGTTTGGTTGTTAGTCGCGGCGAATTCAAGGCTGAAATCCACATTAGAAATATGGCTGAAGGGTGTTATTCCCACAATTTCCTGAATCTGATTACACAGCGATTGATCGGTATCCAGCTTGCAAATAACCCTATCAATTGCTACTCCATTTACCGCCAAAAATTGATTAAGGGTTGGGATTTCCTGAGGAGTGTATCCCAGCCGAAAGCGGGGAAACTGTTTCCCTGAAGTTGCCTCCCTACAAACAATCGGTAACAATGTAACGGACACACCAAAATCTGTCTGAAGTGCTTTGATGATTTCAATACATTTCTCCGACGGATAAAGCGTTTCGACTATCTGGATTTCCAGCCCATCTATCCTTGGATGAATTTGGCGCACCGTATCCAAAATATCCAACTCTTCGGAGAAAATGGCCACGGCATCTAACTTCACGCCCTCTTTGCGCAAGATTTCCAAACGCCTCCGCTGAAAGGTGTCTAGAAAATCGGTAAGTGGTACACGGACATATCCAACCCCCATCTCCATGCATGCGAATAGGGGATAGTCATTTCTCACCTTCTCGCGTATCGCAGCGGGCCAAGCGCGTGGAATTTCGGCGGTCGTCGACAACGGCTGACTCAGCGTGATGCCGAGTGGGGAGTGAGGAAGTGTGCCGCTCACCCGTGTGATGAGCCGTTCTTCCGGTTTTGTTGGAAACTCTTCAACCCCAGATGTCCGAACAAAGTGAATGTCTGTTTTGTCCGCTCTCACCCGCATCAGATAAAACCCAAATTTAGGGGCGTCATCGCGCCCTCGTTCAGGCGGTGGCGAACCGGCAAACAGGCAGGAAAATCCAGGGCGGGTAAAGACAGGGGAGGCTAAAACCGCGTATCGCGTATCCGATAGGTGATCAAAGAAGGCGAAGTGAACATGCCCGGCGAGGAGCATCTCGACCTTGTAAATTCGTACTAGATCGAGCAGCCAAACTCTTGCGAGATTTGCTATATTGTCGTAATGCCCCATCGAAGATTCGGTCTCATCGAACAGATAGGGTGGCATGTGTAGAAGGATGAAAAGGCGTTTCTTTGTATGTTCAGCCAAGTCCTTTTCCGCCCATGCCTCTTGCTCGGCAGCATCAGGGAGTGTACCATTCATGATCTGCGAATTGAGCACCACAAAATGGCAATTCCCCTGATCGAAACTATACCACGACTTGCCGAACCTCTGATGATACCAATCCAACACCTCCCTACTGACGTGGGACGCGGGTGCGGTGGGATCGGGCTTATCACCGATGTCATGATTTCCCGCAACATAGTAGGGCTCAATACCGCATGCTCGCATCTGTTCAAGCGATTCATCCATTGATTTGTAAAATCGCTCTACATTGTCGGGGTATTCTTGAACCATATCCCCGTTGTGCACAACGAATTGAGGCTCAAGTGCGGCCACCATGCGCAAGGCTACTTCTCGCCGCGCAGATTGCTTCCGGCGGTTCTCAAATTCGAGAGATGTCCCGCCCGGATCGAGCATGTAGTGGGAATCGGAAATGACAACAAATTCAAAGAGTGCGTTTGGCAAAAAGGATTTGTTAAACATCTCTCACAACCAAGATTCGGAGGATTGGCGGAAGACCGTGGTGCCCTTCAAAAACGTCGCACCACTTCCAGTCCCCAAAACTGGGGTTCATTGACATAGCTAGTTAGGTTGTTGAAGTCAATGCCGCCGGTAGGAGACATATCGTTAAGAATGTTGCGGCCTATAATTGCTATTTCTGTGTTGCCGTATGGCAATAAACAGGCAAGCCGGAGTCCACCCTCCAAGAGCCAATCATCGGCATATTCCACAGAATCGTAGAGAAAAAAGCGCACGCGGCTGCGATAAGCCCAATCTGTAGAGGCGATGAGGCGCATACCTGCCGGAAGATCAACCGCATAACGCAGCGTCACATCTGCAATCCACTCTGGAGCTTGCGGTAAGCCATTTCCATCAATGGAAAAGGTTCCTTCAGCCGAACCGGGCGGGTCCAGCACCGTACATGGTGCGCCGCAACCCTGTATAGCCAAAATCGGATCGTCAATACGCGTTTGGTTGTAACTAAGCCCGGCTGTCACCTCCAGTGCTGTGGTCGGTGCGAGAACGAGCTCTGCTTCAACGCCACGGCCGATCGTACCTTCAGCGTTCACCAACCGGTTGAAATTGGTCTCTCCACCCACTGCGGTGAGCTGCTGATCCTGCATAAAGTAGTGGAACGCAGCGAGATCCAAGTGCAGGCGTTGTCCCAACAGGCGCAACTTTGTGCCGCCCTCAACAGACAGAATGGTCTCCGTATCCGCTACCGTGACCTCATCACCAAACAGCAGCCGTCCCTGAATACTGGGGGCGCGAAATCCACGCGCTGCGCGGACATACGTCTGCACACTCGGTGCGATCTTATAGCGTAGGCTCAGATCCCCGCTCAATACCGTGGCTTCAGGGGTCTCGTGGATGGGACCGATGGGCCCCGCCTCCGTGACAGCGGGAGCTTCGATCCGCCACGCTGTATAATCCTTCGTATCATTAGACAATCGTAAGCCAGCCCCGAGTTCCAGATCTTCGACCAATCGGAAGGTCAGCGCCGCAAACGCCGCTCGCGCAATGGCTAGTTGCTCTTGACGTACCTTCCCATCTTGAACACCCTTAGCGAAGGTATTGTAGTTGAAATCTTCCATCTCGACAAACTCGCGGAAATAGTACAACCCAAACTGGTAGGCGAGACGGTACCGTCCGGTACTCATCAGACGGAGTTCTTGGCTGAATTGGCGGAGCGCAGGAATGCCGGACGCTGTTTCAGAAGGAAATGGGATTACGCCGGGACCACTCGGCAGACTGAAAGCAGCACCGTATCCACCGTCAATGTCTCCACGCGAAAAGGTGGTGAGCCGTTCCAGCCCTGTCAACGAAACTAGTTGGAAATCCCCTATGTCATAACGGACTTCAGCTGCCAAGCCCTGTGTACTCAATGTCTGCTCATTGCGTCCGTCGTGTGCGATGCGGTCACGCGAAAAATCTTCCACCAAATCTCCCTGCTCCTTCGACAGCGTATTGGCGCGAAACAGACGTGCGGTGCCGTCGAGATCACGGGCATGGAATTTGACCCATGCTTCCAAGTCCGGGGTAGGTGTCCACAAAAACTGTAGGCGCCCAGCTATGTCCCGATGTCCCCCTAGGCCATCTTCCTCGTCTGTGTATTCGTTATCTATCCAATCGCCTCGCTGCTGAACAAGCAGTGAAAATCTCGCGGCGAGTACAGATGGAATAACTGGACCAGACCATGCTCCCTCAAAATTACTGCTGTTGAACCGTCCATAGTTCAACCGACCATATCCCTCTAGTGTCTGGGTGGGACGCGCCGATTCAAATTTGACAGTTCCTGCGGGGGTATTGCGTCCAAACAGTGTGCCTTGTGGCCCCCTAAGCACCTCAATCCGATCCAGATCAAAAGCAGGAAACCCTTTCAACAAGGCATTTTCAAGTACAACCCCGTCGTAGAGAACGGAAACCGGCTGCGAGGCATTGAGGTCAAAGTCCGTATTGCCCAAGCCGCGGATGTAAAAGCGCGGAAATACACGCCCAAACGAGGATTCCATCTGCAAACTAGGGGTACGATTCGACAAAAAGCGCACATCCATGCCAGATGAACGCAAGGCATCGGATTTTTCGCCCTGCAGCGTCGAAATAGAGAGCGGCACGTCAAAAGATCGCTGCTCACGCTTTTGGGCCGTAACCACAACCTCTTCTAGCATCATAACCTCTTCGACTTCCTCATCGGCAACAACTGTGAGCGATATAGCCAGTATCGCTGAGAAAGCCAAAGCACCTAACTGCACGCCAAAACGCATATTTTTCCTCCTACACAGCACGCGGAAATTTGTTCTACATCTGCCAACCCTGATGCCATTCAGACTCATGTCCAAGCCCTTCTCGTGCTACAACAACATCAAGTAGGTAGGGTCGATTTTCTTTGAGGATGCAGTCAATTCCACGCTTCAGTGCTGCCCCCAGCTCTGACGGATCGGTGACACGTTCACCATCGACACCCTGAGACCGAGCGAGCCCAGCATAATCAATCGACGGTCCTCCGAGGAAGAGTCCGGGGTATTTGCCTTCCTGCACCATCTGACTGTCCGGCATTTCTCGCGCCCAGTTTATACGTACAACTTGATAGCTTTCGTTGTTAGAAACAATTGTCAACACGGGGGTCTTGTAACGAGCCATAGACCAGAACCCTGCTGCGCTATAGGTAAGCGAACCATCGCCGATGCTTAAGACAACGGGTCTTTCGTCTCCAATCCCGATCTTCGCACCAACCGCACCGCCGACTGCCCAGCCGAGCGAGCCACCGCCACCACCGAATCGCCACATTTGTTGATGTCCAAATGGCAATAGTGTTGTTCGGGCGGTTGGGTTTTCGCCAATGATTATCGAGTCTTTCGGTAGAAGCGTCGCCATCTGTGCCTCTAGCAGACTAGGATGAATCACATCGTCGTCCGCATGTTCCCGCACCACCGCTTCCTCACGCTCAAGCAGGAGTTTTGCGTAAGTTGAGACCTTGGCGCGTTGGTTGCGCCACAACTCGGTGGTATCAGTTCCGTACATGCTGGATATTGCCTCACACAGTGCGGGCAGGGTATCTTTTAGGTTACATTGGGCAGCTAGATCGAGCGGATAGTGCCGTCCCATCAACGTTGGGTTGGGACCAATCTGCATCACAGTCGGTTCCTCCGCAGATCCATGAAGCCCTCGACAACCCACCATGAATAGGAGATCGGGTTGCAGCCCTGTTACTTCGGAGAATTCCTTTTCTACTGGATAGCCACCGCAGGACAGTGGATGATGGGTCGGGAAGTTGGCACTGGTTTGCCGACTACTCAAAACTGGTGCACCGAGCAATTCCGCTAATTGTACGGCTTCGTCTTGTGCGTTTTGATTCCAGACATCATCGCCGAACATCAGGGCAGGGCAGCCACACTCACCGAGTTTTCGGGCAATCGCTTCGATTGTTTGGGGTCGTGCTGCTCCCGGACCTTCAATCTGATACCCTGCCCCTTCCCCAATCTCCGCCTCAAGGTCCTCCTGATTGAGCAAATTCGCGTTCATTGAGATAAAAACGGGACCCGTTGGTGGGTTCGTCGCCTCCCGCATCGCCCTCGCTGTCGCCAACGTAAGTGCCTCCGGCTGATAGCTAACTTGATAAGCGCAACGCGCCTCTTTAGTCACACCGCGCATCAGTTCTGCCTG is a genomic window containing:
- a CDS encoding TIGR03032 family protein, whose translation is MNALLSPFHYTHSPTLPKLLWELGCTLVFSTYQAGKVIFIRATSPETIEQPALDFPRPMGLAVSDQRIAVATREEVVVLTNTPAAEDTYVQEKTYFSGEVDTHDLAWGKDGLWAVNTLLSSMALTDENSDFETQWRPSFVSDVTPEDRCHLNSMAIVDGQPEYVTAFGRVNTFEGWRENKVAGGILMNVPSGEIVLEGLPMPHSPRVYDGKLYLLLSATGELVCAEPETGRYEVVAQLPGFVRGMARCRDYLFVGLSKLRKTSSTFAALPISEDALFSGIVVVSLSEGRIVEHLRYETGVEEIYDVQVLPEGASINPSQPS
- a CDS encoding metallophosphoesterase; its protein translation is MFNKSFLPNALFEFVVISDSHYMLDPGGTSLEFENRRKQSARREVALRMVAALEPQFVVHNGDMVQEYPDNVERFYKSMDESLEQMRACGIEPYYVAGNHDIGDKPDPTAPASHVSREVLDWYHQRFGKSWYSFDQGNCHFVVLNSQIMNGTLPDAAEQEAWAEKDLAEHTKKRLFILLHMPPYLFDETESSMGHYDNIANLARVWLLDLVRIYKVEMLLAGHVHFAFFDHLSDTRYAVLASPVFTRPGFSCLFAGSPPPERGRDDAPKFGFYLMRVRADKTDIHFVRTSGVEEFPTKPEERLITRVSGTLPHSPLGITLSQPLSTTAEIPRAWPAAIREKVRNDYPLFACMEMGVGYVRVPLTDFLDTFQRRRLEILRKEGVKLDAVAIFSEELDILDTVRQIHPRIDGLEIQIVETLYPSEKCIEIIKALQTDFGVSVTLLPIVCREATSGKQFPRFRLGYTPQEIPTLNQFLAVNGVAIDRVICKLDTDQSLCNQIQEIVGITPFSHISNVDFSLEFAATNNQTNANLAAEGLFSMATIPGSRIYFEPLIDLDRTMDVTHGLLDTLCNPRLASYTLQSLNTIMFSRSLKVSKHSFRLQQVNGLKALQLSTDTSTYTLLLDSGSESTVSEALNVEAFLDMKEGESLKVYQLSKITLQSVKFHDAKNCILTPDQTPILIESPSIDYSEF
- a CDS encoding TonB-dependent receptor, which gives rise to MRFGVQLGALAFSAILAISLTVVADEEVEEVMMLEEVVVTAQKREQRSFDVPLSISTLQGEKSDALRSSGMDVRFLSNRTPSLQMESSFGRVFPRFYIRGLGNTDFDLNASQPVSVLYDGVVLENALLKGFPAFDLDRIEVLRGPQGTLFGRNTPAGTVKFESARPTQTLEGYGRLNYGRFNSSNFEGAWSGPVIPSVLAARFSLLVQQRGDWIDNEYTDEEDGLGGHRDIAGRLQFLWTPTPDLEAWVKFHARDLDGTARLFRANTLSKEQGDLVEDFSRDRIAHDGRNEQTLSTQGLAAEVRYDIGDFQLVSLTGLERLTTFSRGDIDGGYGAAFSLPSGPGVIPFPSETASGIPALRQFSQELRLMSTGRYRLAYQFGLYYFREFVEMEDFNYNTFAKGVQDGKVRQEQLAIARAAFAALTFRLVEDLELGAGLRLSNDTKDYTAWRIEAPAVTEAGPIGPIHETPEATVLSGDLSLRYKIAPSVQTYVRAARGFRAPSIQGRLLFGDEVTVADTETILSVEGGTKLRLLGQRLHLDLAAFHYFMQDQQLTAVGGETNFNRLVNAEGTIGRGVEAELVLAPTTALEVTAGLSYNQTRIDDPILAIQGCGAPCTVLDPPGSAEGTFSIDGNGLPQAPEWIADVTLRYAVDLPAGMRLIASTDWAYRSRVRFFLYDSVEYADDWLLEGGLRLACLLPYGNTEIAIIGRNILNDMSPTGGIDFNNLTSYVNEPQFWGLEVVRRF
- a CDS encoding thiamine pyrophosphate-binding protein, with the translated sequence MRQKISGTGGMILVKMLKECGVEYLFTNPGSAETGLFAAVAEDGDLRIAMAKHEGLVSAMADGYHRTSGKVGVAIAHVTGGSLQMAGQLYNAQMAGSAVVVIAGDWTMEVQDFRGLTPFPGLSQAELMRGVTKEARCAYQVSYQPEALTLATARAMREATNPPTGPVFISMNANLLNQEDLEAEIGEGAGYQIEGPGAARPQTIEAIARKLGECGCPALMFGDDVWNQNAQDEAVQLAELLGAPVLSSRQTSANFPTHHPLSCGGYPVEKEFSEVTGLQPDLLFMVGCRGLHGSAEEPTVMQIGPNPTLMGRHYPLDLAAQCNLKDTLPALCEAISSMYGTDTTELWRNQRAKVSTYAKLLLEREEAVVREHADDDVIHPSLLEAQMATLLPKDSIIIGENPTARTTLLPFGHQQMWRFGGGGGSLGWAVGGAVGAKIGIGDERPVVLSIGDGSLTYSAAGFWSMARYKTPVLTIVSNNESYQVVRINWAREMPDSQMVQEGKYPGLFLGGPSIDYAGLARSQGVDGERVTDPSELGAALKRGIDCILKENRPYLLDVVVAREGLGHESEWHQGWQM